Below is a genomic region from Erigeron canadensis isolate Cc75 chromosome 7, C_canadensis_v1, whole genome shotgun sequence.
ATCACCAACATGTTTCATTTAATCAAATGAATGGTTGTTGTGTTGCTTTAATAGCAACAAACTGTTCTGCCACAACCAAAGCTGTCTGAGTGAGAACCATCGTCTGCAGTGCCGCGGCCAAGGAAATTAAATCCGAAATGAAGATGTCCACACCTATGACAGTTGTGTTGGCCTGCCTCTTGACTTCCTTCTTGTTAATTGCCTTCTTTTACTACTATTTCCGCCACTATGCTGAAGATCAGCTCGCCCTTGCTGCAGCCACCGGCCACGTGGGTCAAAGAAGCTCGATGACAGAGGCAGCAGCCCGTGGGCTTGACCCTGCCGTGATTGCAACATTTACGAGCTTTATATACTCAGAAGTGAAGGAGATCACAATTGGTCAACAAGTTCTTGAATGTGCCGTGTGCCTAAATGAGTTTTGTGATCACGAGTCTTTACGCTTGTTACCAGAATGCAGCCACGTGTTCCATCGTAATTGTATAGATGAATGGTTGGCTTTTCATGTCACCTGCCCGGTTTGTCGCACAAGTCTTGTGCCAAAGCCAGGTCGACTCGGTAAGAAAACTGAGTCACCGTGTGACTTAGGCGGGCCAACTAAAAGTCATGTTTCAGTTGAAGTCAGTCATTTGAAACATGACCATCTACCTTCTAAAAAAATGTCCCGTTCTTGTTCAACGGGACATTTGACAGCTACAAGGCATGATGAAAATGCAGAGAGGTACATGTTAAGGTTGACAAAAGATACACATGATATTCTAAAAAGTTCAAGTACAAATCCATCCACAAGCATGGATATGTCATCTTTAACAGAGTGTACTTCGAA
It encodes:
- the LOC122609121 gene encoding RING-H2 finger protein ATL11-like, translating into MKMSTPMTVVLACLLTSFLLIAFFYYYFRHYAEDQLALAAATGHVGQRSSMTEAAARGLDPAVIATFTSFIYSEVKEITIGQQVLECAVCLNEFCDHESLRLLPECSHVFHRNCIDEWLAFHVTCPVCRTSLVPKPGRLGKKTESPCDLGGPTKSHVSVEVSHLKHDHLPSKKMSRSCSTGHLTATRHDENAERYMLRLTKDTHDILKSSSTNPSTSMDMSSLTECTSKTGLRSASANFLRGSSYSDYERFGQERRSGDQRSLGNTGSFNSHSISVHLGDDSMTGSQRFLASISMTSPFNRLFQLSNKVNEVIMQRLYDSN